The Geobacillus stearothermophilus ATCC 12980 genome contains a region encoding:
- a CDS encoding secondary thiamine-phosphate synthase enzyme YjbQ, producing the protein MLQSFSLRTTKRDEMVEITSFVEETVRQSGVEEGVAIVYCLHTTAGITINENADPDVKRDMMRRFDETYPWEHPLDRHMEGNTAAHMKASTVGASQHVIIHEGRLLLGRWQGIYFCEYDGPRQRTFYVKVLKG; encoded by the coding sequence TTGCTTCAATCTTTTTCACTTCGCACGACAAAGCGCGATGAAATGGTGGAGATTACGTCATTTGTCGAAGAAACGGTGCGCCAGTCCGGGGTAGAAGAGGGGGTGGCGATCGTTTATTGCCTGCACACGACAGCCGGCATCACGATTAACGAAAACGCGGATCCTGACGTGAAGCGCGATATGATGCGCCGCTTTGATGAAACGTACCCGTGGGAGCATCCGCTTGACCGCCATATGGAGGGAAACACGGCCGCTCATATGAAAGCGAGCACGGTCGGCGCGTCGCAACATGTTATCATTCATGAAGGCCGGCTGCTGCTTGGCCGTTGGCAAGGCATCTATTTTTGTGAATACGACGGGCCGCGCCAGCGGACGTTTTACGTGAAAGTGCTGAAAGGGTAG